Part of the Actinomycetota bacterium genome, TGGAGCTCGTACAGATGATCCAGATTCGCTTTCAAAGGAATATTCCCCAAGTGAAGGATGACCACCTTCGTCTCGAGTTCAGAAGCATATCGAATCGTCCTTAAGGTGTATTCCACAGCGAGTTCTCGTTCCTTATCGTCATCCGAGGTAAAAAAGAATGCGTCTCCGCTTCCCCTCTCTAGGATATCGGGAACGGGAAAGAAATTATGGATGCTCACCACAACTAACCCTTCTTTCTTGAGTAGAGGGCGTAGTTCGGAGAAAAGATGAGGGGTAATGTGATACTCAAGTTCAATCGCATGCGTCTCAAGGGAAAGTAATTCCCCCATCATTTCTTCACCGCTTTTTACCCTGCGTGAAAGCCAACTCGTGGAGATACCAAGCATCTTTCCATCTTCACTTGACAGATCTAAAGACCTGTTTCTACGGAATTGGTTCTTTGCTCTTGCATTTAGAAAGTAAAACAGACCTGCCTGCCGGCAGGCACGGCCTTTAGGTCTATTATCACGCTTTAAAGAGCAACCAATTCCCCTTCCCCTTCTTGCGCATGAGGATCAGCACGAATTTTCCACTCAGGCGTTTTCCCTTAAGGATAAATTCGAGGCGATCGGGTTTCCTTTCAATGAGCTCATATTCTCCCGAGTCCCAAATCTCAACGGTCCCCGCCCCGTATTCTCCGGGAGGGATGATTCCCTGGAAATCTAGGTAGTCAACGGGATGAACCTCGACCTCAACTGCCAGATATTTGATGCCCCGTTTAGTGGGAATCCCCTTCGGCACAGCCCAGGACTTCAGGACACCATCCATCTCCAGACGAAAATCGTAATGGAGGCGAGTAGCTTGGTGCTTTTGCACCACGAATCGGTTAAGACCAGTCTCCTTCACCTCTCCTCTCGGTTCGGGAGTCTTCTCAAATTTTCGCTTTTCCCAGTATTTCTCCAGTTTCATATCCACTCCTCATTTAACAGGTCTTCCTACGGATCCGTCTGGAAAAGACTTGTTTCTACAGAAAATTGGGTCTAAAGACCTGTTGCTACTAGAAATATGATTAAACTATAGCTATATCTTCTCTTCTAAAGATGAGAATGGATGCGATAAGACAAAGGAGGCTTAGCCCAAGAAAAAGCAGAGCATCTGACCAAGGGATATTCCCCGTCTTTAAAGCTTCCATGGAGTTGTAATACTTAAAAATGGAAAGAAAACGAAAATCCTTTAAGGTTTCGCTCAAATCAGCCAAAGCGTTTAAAAGATGGGAGGCAATAAGGAAAGCTACAGAAAGAATAACCACCCGACCTCTTTCTTTAAGAATTACAGATAGAAATAGAGAAAATGCTGCAATAAAAGCAAAAAACAGAAAACCCAAAAAACCAACCGCAAGAAGCCCTTCAGTTTTAATTTCAACGTCGTAAAAGAGAGCGAGTAGCCCGGTGCTTCCAATGGTAACAAAGGTTAAAATGGCGAGATAAAAAAGACAAGCCAAAAACTTGCCCAAAATGATTTTGGTCCGCGAAATCGGTTGCGCCAGCAAAATCTCAATCGTGCCATCCGCGATCTCTTTGCCCACGATGGCGGTGGCAAAAGCAATCACATAGCCCCCAACGATGATGATCCACCAGAGAGCAAGAAAATATGCCGAAAGATAGCCCTCAACCGTCATGATGTCCTTTATAGGGATTCCCCATCCCCCGCAAGGCTCATAAACCCTTGCGGGTAGAGTTCAAGCATCTTCTCAAACTCTGGAGTGAAAAGGGTAGCTGGTATGAGAGCAATAATCAACCAAACGTAAAGAAAAAGAGATAACGCAAATATGAGCGTGCTTAGCCGGCGCTCTTTTAGAACTCTTTTAAATAAATTAAGCACTTTCCTCCTCGCTGTAAAATTCCATGAAGACTTCCTCTAAGCCCGCATGGGCAAAAACTAAATCTTTGACCTTAAAAGTCGCGATTTTCTTTACCAAGGAATCAATCTCTCCCCTTACAGTCATCCTAAGAGTACGATCAGGAATCTCAACGAGGGTCACGCCATCAAGAGCAAAGGCTTTTGGTCGACGTAGTCATGGGAGTATTCCTTTATTCGCCTCGAAAGATCCAGGTCAAACCGATCAATTAGTTCATCCCTCAGTCGAGGTGGCACCTCGAGCTTGAACGCAGCAAAATAATCAAGGAGTTCTTTCCCAGTCACCTTAGGGTAAAGATGAACCTCCCGGGGATATAGCCTATCTCTTTTCTGATGGCCACCGAATCCTTGACGATATCACACCCAAAAATTCTCCCCGATCCCCTTGTGGGGAAGATGATTCCCAGAAGAAGAGGATGGTCGTGGTCTTGCCGCGCCGTTTGGTCCCAGGTAACCGAAGATTTCCCCTTTTTGAGTGGAGAGATTTAAATCTTCGATTCCTCGCGTTTTGCCATAGTATTTGGTTAAACCTCAGTCTCGATGAAAACTTCTGAAGAAATCTTTTGTCTCATCATACCTTAACTCCGATTTCGATATAACTATCAACAGGTTAAAGACCTGTTTCTACGAATTGGAACTAAAAAATGTAGTCTGTTATTATGCCTATCCTTGAATCAACTCCCTTAATTTTAAGGCATTATAAATGGCAAAGCCATAGGCGTCATTATTGAAATAAGCGTAAATATATCTCCCCTCATCGAGCCATTTTTTCGCTTTAGAAGACCAGTCTTTAAGCTCGTCATCGGAGTAATTGGAGCCATAGAGGATTTCCCCGCCATGGAAACGCAGATAGACGAAGTCCGCGGTGGAGATTTCCACAAAGGGCCAGCGATTTGAGTGGGCAACGCAGAGAGAAAAATTGTACTTTGAAAGTAATTCGTAGATTTCATCACAGAACCAGCTCTTATGGCGGAACTCGAATGCATGGCGGGTATTTCGAGCAATCTCATTTTGGGCAAGCAATTCGCAAAATTTCTCCAATCTTTTCCTATCCATGTGCAGTCCCGGTGGGAGCTGCCATAAAACGATCCCAAGTTTCTCTTTTAGACCGCTGGCGTTGTCGAAGAATAGCTTCAGGGGATCCTCGCAACCAGCTAATTTCTTGACGTGAGTAATGAAACGACTGCCCTTAACGGCAAAGATGAAATTATTGGGTGTGCGATTGCGCCACCCTTCAAAGACATTCCTCCTTGGAAGGCGGTAAAAGGAAACGTTTAATTCCACTGTGTCAAAATGTTGAGCGTAAAATTCGAGCCACCTTCTCGGAGGGACATCGGGAGGATAAAAAACACCATTCCACCAATGTAGATAATTGTAACCGCTCGTGCCCACGAATACTC contains:
- a CDS encoding DNA polymerase ligase N-terminal domain-containing protein, which produces MKLEKYWEKRKFEKTPEPRGEVKETGLNRFVVQKHQATRLHYDFRLEMDGVLKSWAVPKGIPTKRGIKYLAVEVEVHPVDYLDFQGIIPPGEYGAGTVEIWDSGEYELIERKPDRLEFILKGKRLSGKFVLILMRKKGKGNWLLFKA
- a CDS encoding ABC transporter permease subunit; the encoded protein is MTVEGYLSAYFLALWWIIIVGGYVIAFATAIVGKEIADGTIEILLAQPISRTKIILGKFLACLFYLAILTFVTIGSTGLLALFYDVEIKTEGLLAVGFLGFLFFAFIAAFSLFLSVILKERGRVVILSVAFLIASHLLNALADLSETLKDFRFLSIFKYYNSMEALKTGNIPWSDALLFLGLSLLCLIASILIFRREDIAIV
- a CDS encoding DUF72 domain-containing protein; the protein is MARVFVGTSGYNYLHWWNGVFYPPDVPPRRWLEFYAQHFDTVELNVSFYRLPRRNVFEGWRNRTPNNFIFAVKGSRFITHVKKLAGCEDPLKLFFDNASGLKEKLGIVLWQLPPGLHMDRKRLEKFCELLAQNEIARNTRHAFEFRHKSWFCDEIYELLSKYNFSLCVAHSNRWPFVEISTADFVYLRFHGGEILYGSNYSDDELKDWSSKAKKWLDEGRYIYAYFNNDAYGFAIYNALKLRELIQG